The following are from one region of the Syngnathus typhle isolate RoL2023-S1 ecotype Sweden linkage group LG22, RoL_Styp_1.0, whole genome shotgun sequence genome:
- the xkr5a gene encoding XK-related protein 5a isoform X2: MVKEVLYCIGFYLWNDETRWAGFTLGLFLPGTAVQLLSVKWYYDDGDDRRWYLSTIHILHLGIFKRLWDCMRYVSRMYGSVAELGAVVMLQADVAALWLLEALVLSLPQSLLQAYIVVSTDVGIMSPVAYSCGLCVLSVSWALVLYSRACCLIRPGHLAMPPAALLCQLVWRAGMLGARVTCLMFFARVFNWWVCGVAGFHWLTASFWLVSQQPDICTGPWCWRAFNSLLGLVHVFLFLNVKDGPSRFRMASFYTFMLIENTTLLLAASDLLSEASWDNMTLPITVLCSFTLGATSLVVYYRFLHPKSTEIAQGLHHNHMGSTCIERGESSFSLGDKSLPVGGEQNHGSFSLSGVAGSLLEHPSTCGGRPNSSCPCYHHHWLLIRLALKTGDLGKINRAYGAGGAAAILDLEEYNQEFKSSEGIPCSTEGNCEGVSTSESQGPGLAPLSDCKDEFQTVSEPTSFEQAEDDSLEMESPLESPASDFKRSSPEGKSVFGDSPEPYFCPTESSSTLYFSADPQSPSSASNPHLDRDAGALEQGARLNSGPSDPALHRDIRGLIGRVGPRYTSTPKLDSGVLDSPSGVPHLTGPRRQLIMSRRDNNEHF; this comes from the exons TCCTCTACTGTATAGGCTTTTACCTTTGGAATGATGAGACACGCTGGGCCGGTTTCACGCTCGGGCTCTTCCTTCCGGGTACCGCGGTCCAGCTGCTGAGCGTCAAATGGTACTATGACGATGGTGACGATAGGAGGTGGTACCTCTCCACCATACATATTCTTCACTTGGGCATCTTCAAACG GCTGTGGGACTGCATGAGGTACGTGTCACGCATGTACGGCTCGGTGGCGGAGCTCGGCGCTGTCGTCATGCTGCAGGCGGACGTCGCTGCCCTTTGGCTCTTGGAGGCTCTGGTGCTCAGCCTGCCCCAGAGCCTCCTGCAAGCGTATATCGTCGTGTCCACCGACGTGGGCATCATGTCCCCGG TGGCCTACAGCTGTGGTCTTTGCGTGCTGTCCGTTTCCTGGGCCCTGGTGTTGTACAGCCGCGCCTGCTGTCTCATCCGGCCGGGCCATCTCGCCATGCCTCCAGCGGCCTTGCTCTGCCAGCTGGTGTGGAGGGCGGGCATGCTGGGCGCCAGGGTGACTTGCCTCATGTTCTTCGCCAGGGTGTTCAACTGGTGGGTCTGCGGTGTGGCAG GTTTTCACTGGCTGACTGCCTCCTTCTGGCTGGTATCGCAGCAACCAGACATCTGCACCGGGCCCTGGTGTTGGCGTGCCTTCAACAGTCTCCTGGGGCTAGTCCACGTCTTCCTCTTTCTCAACGTTAAAGACGGACCGTCGCGCTTCCGCATGGCCAGCTTTTATACA TTCATGCTCATTGAGAACACCACATTGTTGCTGGCTGCCTCCGATTTACTTAGCGAAGCATCGTGGGACAACATGACCCTCCCCATCACTGTCCTGTGCAGCTTTACCCTGG GCGCTACCTCCCTGGTTGTCTACTACCGGTTCCTTCATCCCAAGTCAACAGAGATAGCCCAGGGTCTCCACCACAACCACATGGGTAGCACGTGCATCGAACGAGGGGAGTCGTCCTTCTCTCTCGGGGACAAAAGTCTTCCGGTTGGCGGCGAGCAAAACCACGGCAGCTTCTCTCTCTCCGGTGTGGCCGGTTCACTGCTGGAGCATCCGAGCACATGCGGAGGCAGGCCCAACAGCTCCTGTCCCTGTTACCACCATCACTGGCTTCTCATCCGACTGGCCCTCAAAACGGGCGACTTGGGTAAGATCAACCGGGCGTACGGGGCGGGTGGAGCGGCAGCCATCTTGGACTTGGAGGAGTACAACCAGGAGTTTAAGAGTAGCGAAGGCATCCCCTGCTCGACAGAGGGCAACTGCGAGGGCGTCTCGACGTCCGAGTCTCAGGGGCCGGGCTTGGCGCCGCTGTCGGACTGCAAGGACGAGTTCCAGACTGTGAGTGAACCCACCTCCTTTGAACAAGCAGAGGATGACAGTCTGGAGATGGAGAGTCCGCTGGAGTCGCCCGCGTCGGATTTCAAGCGCAGCTCGCCTGAGGGCAAGTCTGTATTTGGAGACAGTCCGGAGCCATATTTCTGCCCCACGGAGTCCAGTTCCACCTTGTACTTCAGTGCGGATCCCCAATCGCCCAGCAGCGCCAGTAACCCTCATTTGGACCGGGATGCTGGGGCTTTGGAACAGGGGGCGCGTCTCAATTCCGGTCCAAGCGATCCGGCTCTTCATAGGGACATCCGAGGGCTGATCGGCCGTGTTGGGCCACGCTACACATCCACCCCAAAACTGGACTCGGGAGTGCTGGACTCTCCCTCAGGTGTCCCTCACCTCACCGGGCCCAGAAGGCAGCTCATAATGTCCCGAAGGGACAACAATGAACATTTCTGA
- the xkr5a gene encoding XK-related protein 5a isoform X1: MISTSEAVGRRRPSAARRSERWIAWCQAALLGVTALVIAAERSALLYCIGFYLWNDETRWAGFTLGLFLPGTAVQLLSVKWYYDDGDDRRWYLSTIHILHLGIFKRLWDCMRYVSRMYGSVAELGAVVMLQADVAALWLLEALVLSLPQSLLQAYIVVSTDVGIMSPVAYSCGLCVLSVSWALVLYSRACCLIRPGHLAMPPAALLCQLVWRAGMLGARVTCLMFFARVFNWWVCGVAGFHWLTASFWLVSQQPDICTGPWCWRAFNSLLGLVHVFLFLNVKDGPSRFRMASFYTFMLIENTTLLLAASDLLSEASWDNMTLPITVLCSFTLGATSLVVYYRFLHPKSTEIAQGLHHNHMGSTCIERGESSFSLGDKSLPVGGEQNHGSFSLSGVAGSLLEHPSTCGGRPNSSCPCYHHHWLLIRLALKTGDLGKINRAYGAGGAAAILDLEEYNQEFKSSEGIPCSTEGNCEGVSTSESQGPGLAPLSDCKDEFQTVSEPTSFEQAEDDSLEMESPLESPASDFKRSSPEGKSVFGDSPEPYFCPTESSSTLYFSADPQSPSSASNPHLDRDAGALEQGARLNSGPSDPALHRDIRGLIGRVGPRYTSTPKLDSGVLDSPSGVPHLTGPRRQLIMSRRDNNEHF; this comes from the exons ATGATTAGCACGTCCGAGGCCGTGGGCCGCAGGAGGCCGTCGGCGGCCCGGCGGAGCGAGCGCTGGATCGCCTGGTGTCAAGCGGCGCTACTCGGCGTGACGGCGCTGGTCATCGCGGCCGAGAGGAGCGCTC TCCTCTACTGTATAGGCTTTTACCTTTGGAATGATGAGACACGCTGGGCCGGTTTCACGCTCGGGCTCTTCCTTCCGGGTACCGCGGTCCAGCTGCTGAGCGTCAAATGGTACTATGACGATGGTGACGATAGGAGGTGGTACCTCTCCACCATACATATTCTTCACTTGGGCATCTTCAAACG GCTGTGGGACTGCATGAGGTACGTGTCACGCATGTACGGCTCGGTGGCGGAGCTCGGCGCTGTCGTCATGCTGCAGGCGGACGTCGCTGCCCTTTGGCTCTTGGAGGCTCTGGTGCTCAGCCTGCCCCAGAGCCTCCTGCAAGCGTATATCGTCGTGTCCACCGACGTGGGCATCATGTCCCCGG TGGCCTACAGCTGTGGTCTTTGCGTGCTGTCCGTTTCCTGGGCCCTGGTGTTGTACAGCCGCGCCTGCTGTCTCATCCGGCCGGGCCATCTCGCCATGCCTCCAGCGGCCTTGCTCTGCCAGCTGGTGTGGAGGGCGGGCATGCTGGGCGCCAGGGTGACTTGCCTCATGTTCTTCGCCAGGGTGTTCAACTGGTGGGTCTGCGGTGTGGCAG GTTTTCACTGGCTGACTGCCTCCTTCTGGCTGGTATCGCAGCAACCAGACATCTGCACCGGGCCCTGGTGTTGGCGTGCCTTCAACAGTCTCCTGGGGCTAGTCCACGTCTTCCTCTTTCTCAACGTTAAAGACGGACCGTCGCGCTTCCGCATGGCCAGCTTTTATACA TTCATGCTCATTGAGAACACCACATTGTTGCTGGCTGCCTCCGATTTACTTAGCGAAGCATCGTGGGACAACATGACCCTCCCCATCACTGTCCTGTGCAGCTTTACCCTGG GCGCTACCTCCCTGGTTGTCTACTACCGGTTCCTTCATCCCAAGTCAACAGAGATAGCCCAGGGTCTCCACCACAACCACATGGGTAGCACGTGCATCGAACGAGGGGAGTCGTCCTTCTCTCTCGGGGACAAAAGTCTTCCGGTTGGCGGCGAGCAAAACCACGGCAGCTTCTCTCTCTCCGGTGTGGCCGGTTCACTGCTGGAGCATCCGAGCACATGCGGAGGCAGGCCCAACAGCTCCTGTCCCTGTTACCACCATCACTGGCTTCTCATCCGACTGGCCCTCAAAACGGGCGACTTGGGTAAGATCAACCGGGCGTACGGGGCGGGTGGAGCGGCAGCCATCTTGGACTTGGAGGAGTACAACCAGGAGTTTAAGAGTAGCGAAGGCATCCCCTGCTCGACAGAGGGCAACTGCGAGGGCGTCTCGACGTCCGAGTCTCAGGGGCCGGGCTTGGCGCCGCTGTCGGACTGCAAGGACGAGTTCCAGACTGTGAGTGAACCCACCTCCTTTGAACAAGCAGAGGATGACAGTCTGGAGATGGAGAGTCCGCTGGAGTCGCCCGCGTCGGATTTCAAGCGCAGCTCGCCTGAGGGCAAGTCTGTATTTGGAGACAGTCCGGAGCCATATTTCTGCCCCACGGAGTCCAGTTCCACCTTGTACTTCAGTGCGGATCCCCAATCGCCCAGCAGCGCCAGTAACCCTCATTTGGACCGGGATGCTGGGGCTTTGGAACAGGGGGCGCGTCTCAATTCCGGTCCAAGCGATCCGGCTCTTCATAGGGACATCCGAGGGCTGATCGGCCGTGTTGGGCCACGCTACACATCCACCCCAAAACTGGACTCGGGAGTGCTGGACTCTCCCTCAGGTGTCCCTCACCTCACCGGGCCCAGAAGGCAGCTCATAATGTCCCGAAGGGACAACAATGAACATTTCTGA
- the xkr5a gene encoding XK-related protein 5a isoform X3: MSPSAGRLWDCMRYVSRMYGSVAELGAVVMLQADVAALWLLEALVLSLPQSLLQAYIVVSTDVGIMSPVAYSCGLCVLSVSWALVLYSRACCLIRPGHLAMPPAALLCQLVWRAGMLGARVTCLMFFARVFNWWVCGVAGFHWLTASFWLVSQQPDICTGPWCWRAFNSLLGLVHVFLFLNVKDGPSRFRMASFYTFMLIENTTLLLAASDLLSEASWDNMTLPITVLCSFTLGATSLVVYYRFLHPKSTEIAQGLHHNHMGSTCIERGESSFSLGDKSLPVGGEQNHGSFSLSGVAGSLLEHPSTCGGRPNSSCPCYHHHWLLIRLALKTGDLGKINRAYGAGGAAAILDLEEYNQEFKSSEGIPCSTEGNCEGVSTSESQGPGLAPLSDCKDEFQTVSEPTSFEQAEDDSLEMESPLESPASDFKRSSPEGKSVFGDSPEPYFCPTESSSTLYFSADPQSPSSASNPHLDRDAGALEQGARLNSGPSDPALHRDIRGLIGRVGPRYTSTPKLDSGVLDSPSGVPHLTGPRRQLIMSRRDNNEHF; encoded by the exons atgtcgccctctgctggtaGGCTGTGGGACTGCATGAGGTACGTGTCACGCATGTACGGCTCGGTGGCGGAGCTCGGCGCTGTCGTCATGCTGCAGGCGGACGTCGCTGCCCTTTGGCTCTTGGAGGCTCTGGTGCTCAGCCTGCCCCAGAGCCTCCTGCAAGCGTATATCGTCGTGTCCACCGACGTGGGCATCATGTCCCCGG TGGCCTACAGCTGTGGTCTTTGCGTGCTGTCCGTTTCCTGGGCCCTGGTGTTGTACAGCCGCGCCTGCTGTCTCATCCGGCCGGGCCATCTCGCCATGCCTCCAGCGGCCTTGCTCTGCCAGCTGGTGTGGAGGGCGGGCATGCTGGGCGCCAGGGTGACTTGCCTCATGTTCTTCGCCAGGGTGTTCAACTGGTGGGTCTGCGGTGTGGCAG GTTTTCACTGGCTGACTGCCTCCTTCTGGCTGGTATCGCAGCAACCAGACATCTGCACCGGGCCCTGGTGTTGGCGTGCCTTCAACAGTCTCCTGGGGCTAGTCCACGTCTTCCTCTTTCTCAACGTTAAAGACGGACCGTCGCGCTTCCGCATGGCCAGCTTTTATACA TTCATGCTCATTGAGAACACCACATTGTTGCTGGCTGCCTCCGATTTACTTAGCGAAGCATCGTGGGACAACATGACCCTCCCCATCACTGTCCTGTGCAGCTTTACCCTGG GCGCTACCTCCCTGGTTGTCTACTACCGGTTCCTTCATCCCAAGTCAACAGAGATAGCCCAGGGTCTCCACCACAACCACATGGGTAGCACGTGCATCGAACGAGGGGAGTCGTCCTTCTCTCTCGGGGACAAAAGTCTTCCGGTTGGCGGCGAGCAAAACCACGGCAGCTTCTCTCTCTCCGGTGTGGCCGGTTCACTGCTGGAGCATCCGAGCACATGCGGAGGCAGGCCCAACAGCTCCTGTCCCTGTTACCACCATCACTGGCTTCTCATCCGACTGGCCCTCAAAACGGGCGACTTGGGTAAGATCAACCGGGCGTACGGGGCGGGTGGAGCGGCAGCCATCTTGGACTTGGAGGAGTACAACCAGGAGTTTAAGAGTAGCGAAGGCATCCCCTGCTCGACAGAGGGCAACTGCGAGGGCGTCTCGACGTCCGAGTCTCAGGGGCCGGGCTTGGCGCCGCTGTCGGACTGCAAGGACGAGTTCCAGACTGTGAGTGAACCCACCTCCTTTGAACAAGCAGAGGATGACAGTCTGGAGATGGAGAGTCCGCTGGAGTCGCCCGCGTCGGATTTCAAGCGCAGCTCGCCTGAGGGCAAGTCTGTATTTGGAGACAGTCCGGAGCCATATTTCTGCCCCACGGAGTCCAGTTCCACCTTGTACTTCAGTGCGGATCCCCAATCGCCCAGCAGCGCCAGTAACCCTCATTTGGACCGGGATGCTGGGGCTTTGGAACAGGGGGCGCGTCTCAATTCCGGTCCAAGCGATCCGGCTCTTCATAGGGACATCCGAGGGCTGATCGGCCGTGTTGGGCCACGCTACACATCCACCCCAAAACTGGACTCGGGAGTGCTGGACTCTCCCTCAGGTGTCCCTCACCTCACCGGGCCCAGAAGGCAGCTCATAATGTCCCGAAGGGACAACAATGAACATTTCTGA